Proteins encoded in a region of the Vitis riparia cultivar Riparia Gloire de Montpellier isolate 1030 chromosome 7, EGFV_Vit.rip_1.0, whole genome shotgun sequence genome:
- the LOC117918498 gene encoding dolichyl-diphosphooligosaccharide--protein glycosyltransferase subunit 2 yields MARSPGGFLVVLILTIAIHKAASILDSHQPVALELFSPVHGSFGSLEESYDALQTFQILGIEKKPDISDTTCTLVSKTLGSSSSSLKDLFYALKVNGILKCDIDEEVFEGIKSRLQSVSNDASSLLDFYYSIGSLALIKEQASKVDVLLTDADGIFQSIKALSQSDGRWRYSSNNPESSTYAAGVAFEALARVVALASPEIDQSRISTLGNDIVKLFDSIEKYDDGAFYFDEKIVDAREHHGPLSTTASVVQGLTAFADVTSGSLNIPGDKILGLAKFFLSVGIPGDAKDFFNQVYSLACLESNRVSIPLILSLPATVLSLTKNDQLKVRVNTVLGSSAPPLTVKLLQAFSSSSKNAFIIENQELKFDPENAVHFLDALPENVDVGNYVFVFEILLHDPEHEKIYATGSRTRVPIIITGVIKVDTAEIVILDSDLGSVETKRKLDLAGENDVSLSANHLQKLRLSFQLATPLGHAFKPHQAFLKLKHETKVEHVFVVGSSGKDFAIVLDFLGLVEKFFYLSGRYDIQLTVGDAVMENSFLQALGHVELDLPEPPEKAPRPPPQPVDSYLRYGPKAEIAHIFRAPEKLPQEQLSLAFLGLTILPLIVFLIGLLRLGVNLKNFPTSVVPATFAILFHLGLAAVLLLYVLFWWKLDLFTTLKILGLLGVFLLFVGHRLLSHLASASAKLKSA; encoded by the exons ATGGCCAGAAGCCCTGGAGGATTTCTGGTTGTTTTGATTCTGACTATAGCAATCCACAAAGCTGCTTCCATCTTAGACTCTCATCAACCTGTCGCTTTAGAGCTCTTCTCACCAGTACATGGATCCTTTGGAAG CTTAGAAGAATCGTATGATGCTCTACAAACATTTCAGATTCTTGGAATTGAGAAAAAGCCTGATATAAGTGATACTACTTGCACATTGGTTTCGAAGACTCTTGGGTCATCATCTTCAAGTCTTAAGGATTTATTCTATGCTTTGAAGGTTAATGGAATACTAAAATGTGATATTGATGAGGAAGTTTTTGAG gGAATCAAGTCAAGACTTCAATCTGTTTCCAATGATGCAAGttcattgcttgatttttaCTACTCAATAGGAAGTTTGGCACTTATCAAG GAGCAGGCTTCTAAAGTTGATGTACTTCTCACTGATGCTGATGGAATTTTTCAGTCCATCAAG GCTCTCAGCCAAAGTGATGGAAGGTGGCGCTATAGTTCTAACAATCCTGAGTCTAGTACTTATGCTGCTG GAGTTGCATTTGAGGCACTTGCCAGAGTTGTTGCTTTAGCATCTCCTGAGATTGATCAATCTAGg ATTAGCACGTTAGGAAATGATATAGTGAAGCTCTTTGACAGCATTGAGAAATATG ATGATGGGGCATTCTACTTTGATGAGAAAATTGTTGATGCACGTGAACACCATGGACCTCTTTCTACTACTGCTTCTGTAGTTCAAGGACTGACAGCATTTGCAGATGTTACTTCTGGAAGTTTAAAT ATTCCAGGGGACAAAATATTGGGTCTGGCAAAATTCTTCCTCAGTGTTGGTATTCCTGGTGATGCTAAAGACTTTTTCAACCAAGTATACTCATTAGCTTGCTTGGAAAGCAATAG GGTTTCAATCCCACTGATTTTATCACTACCAGCAACAGTGCTTTCATTGACCAAAAACGACCAACTCAAG GTTAGGGTGAACACCGTGTTGGGTTCCAGTGCTCCTCCTCTGACAGTAAAGCTCTTGCAAGCTTTCAGTTCTAGTTCAAAGAATGCTTTTATAATAGAGAATCAG GAACTCAAATTTGACCCAGAAAATGCAGTTCATTTCTTGGATGCTCTACCAGAGAATGTTGATGTTGGGAATTATGTGTTTGTTTTTGAG ATTCTGCTTCATGATCCAGAGCATGAGAAAATTTATGCTACTGGAAGCCGAACTCGAGTACCAATAATTATAACAGGAGTAATCAAAGTTGACACTGCTGAGATTGTTATACTTGATAGTGATCTTGGGAGCGTGGAAACCAAGAGAAA GTTAGATTTGGCTGGAGAAAATGATGTTTCCTTATCAGCGAACCACCTTCAAAAGCTGCGTTTATCTTTTCAATTAGCCACCCCTCTTGGGCATGCTTTTAAGCCACACCAG GCATTCCTTAAGTTGAAGCATGAGACTAAAGTTGAACATGTTTTTGTGGTGGGAAGCTCTGGGAAAGATTTTGCAATAGTATTA GATTTCCTTGGACTAGTTGAAAAATTTTTCTACCTCTCAGGCAGATATGATATTCAACTTACTGTTGGTGATGCTGTCATG GAAAACTCTTTCTTACAGGCCCTGGGCCATGTTGAATTAGATCTACCAGAACCACCTGAGAAGGCACCACGCCCTCCTCCACAACCTGTTGATTCTTACTTGAGATACGGGCCTAAAGCTGAGATAGCCCACATCTTTAGGGCTCCAGAGAAGCTACCACAAGAACAGCTCTCGCTTGCCTTCTTGGGTCTCACCATTCTGCCATTAATTGTATTCTTGATTGGG TTATTACGTCTCGGTGTGAACCTGAAGAACTTCCCTACATCGGTGGTTCCTGCTACATTTGCCATCCTCTTCCATCTAGGCCTTGCCGCAGTTCTGTTGCTCTATGTACTTTTCTGGTGGAAG TTGGACCTGTTCACAACATTGAAAATACTGGGCCTCTTGGGAGTGTTCCTGCTGTTTGTGGGACACAGGCTCCTTTCCCACCTCGCCTCAGCATCAGCCAAGTTGAAATCTGCCTAA
- the LOC117918797 gene encoding probable methyltransferase PMT3, giving the protein MTRGRTDGGHKKRLVTSLVILVICVCFLYVYSRNRGSSALEYGSKSLRKLGSSYWGDDEGTDIGGKQYESSNKFGEGGENDAILKSIPVCDDHHSELIPCLDRHFIYKTKLKLDLSLMEHYERHCPPPERRYNCLIPPPAGYKVPIKWPKSRDEVWKANIPHTHLATEKSDQNWMVVKGEKIAFPGGGTHFHYGADKYIASIANMLNFPNNNLNNGGRIRTVLDVGCGVASFGAYLLSSDIIAMSLAPNDVHQNQIQFALERGIPAYLGVLGTKRLPYPSRSFELAHCSRCRIDWLQRNGILLLELDRLLRPGGYFAYSSPEAYAQDEEDLRIWREMSTLVERMCWKIAAKKNQTVIWVKPLTNDCYMKRDSGTQPPLCRSDDDPDAVWGTPMEACITPYSDQNHQTRGSGLAPWPARLTAPPPRLADFGYTSDMFERDTEVWQQRVDNYWNILGAKINPDTLRNLMDMKASMGSFAAALKDKNVWVMNVVAEDGPNTLKIIYDRGLIGTIHNWCEAFSTYPRTYDLLHAWTVFSDIERNGCSAEDLLIEMDRILRPTGFVIIRDKRAVVEFIKKHLTALHWEAVGTADSEEDPDQDEDNTVLIIQKKMWRTSHSLRESL; this is encoded by the exons ATGACAAGGGGAAGGACTGATGGAGGTCACAAGAAGCGGTTGGTTACTTCACTAGTGATTTTGGTCAtctgtgtttgttttctttatgtGTACTCTCGGAACCGTGGTTCGTCGGCTCTGGAGTATGGCAgtaaatctttgagaaaacTTGGGTCTTCTTACTGGGGTGATGATGAAGGGACTGATATTGGTGGCAAGCAATATGAATCTTCCAACAAATTTGGCGAAGGAGGAGAAAATGATGCTATACTAAAGAGCATTCCT GTTTGTGATGATCACCATTCAGAGTTGATTCCTTGCCTAGACAGGCACTTTATATACAAAACAAAGTTGAAGTTGGATTTGTCTTTGATGGAGCACTATGAGAGACATTGCCCACCACCTGAAAGGCGTTATAATTGCTTGATTCCTCCTCCAGCAGGGTACAAG GTCCCAATCAAGTGGCCTAAAAGCAGAGATGAGGTGTGGAAAGCCAATATACCTCATACCCACCTTGCAACTGAGAAGTCTGACCAGAACTGGATGGTTGTCAAAGGTGAAAAGATTGCATTTCCTGGTGGTGGAACTCATTTTCATTATGGAGCTGACAAGTATATTGCCTCAATTGCAAAT ATGCTCAACTTtccaaataataatttaaacaatGGAGGAAGGATCCGCACAGTCCTTGATGTCGGTTGTGGAGTGGCAAGTTTCGGAGCATATCTTCTTTCATCTGATATCATTGCAATGTCTTTAGCACCCAACGATGTGCATCAAAACCAAATCCAGTTTGCCCTAGAGAGAGGAATTCCGGCATATCTTGGTGTTTTAGGGACAAAAAGACTCCCTTATCCAAGTAGATCTTTTGAACTTGCACACTGTTCTCGTTGTAGGATTGATTGGCTTCAAAGGAATGGGATCCTTCTACTTGAGCTAGATAGGTTACTTAGACCAGGTGGCTATTTTGCTTACTCATCTCCTGAAGCCTATGCCCAGGATGAAGAGGATCTGAGAATATGGAGAGAGATGAGTACCCTTGTAGAGCGTATGTGTTGGAAAATAGCTGCAAAAAAGAACCAAACTGTTATTTGGGTCAAACCTCTAACTAATGACTGTTACATGAAAAGGGACTCTGGTACTCAACCTCCTCTCTGCAGATCTGATGATGATCCAGATGCTGTGTGGGGTACACCTATGGAAGCTTGCATCACACCTTACTCTGACC AAAACCATCAAACAAGAGGTAGTGGATTGGCTCCTTGGCCAGCTCGATTAACTGCTCCTCCTCCTCGTCTAGCTGATTTTGGCTATACCAGTGACATGTTTGAAAGGGATACG GAAGTTTGGCAACAAAGGGTTGACAATTACTGGAATATTTTGGGTGCAAAGATCAACCCTGATACTTTGAGGAACTTGATGGACATGAAAGCAAGCATGGGATCATTTGCAGCTGCTCTGAAAGACAAAAATGTGTGGGTGATGAATGTGGTTGCAGAAGATGGACCCAACACTCTCAAGATAATATATGACAGAGGCCTGATAGGCACTATTCATAACTG GTGTGAAGCCTTCTCAACCTACCCAAGAACCTACGACCTACTCCATGCCTGGACCGTCTTCTCTGATATAGAGCGAAATGGGTGTAGTGCAGAGGATTTACTGATCGAAATGGACCGCATCCTAAGGCCAACGGGGTTCGTGATCATCCGTGATAAGCGGGCAGTGGTAGAATTCATAAAGAAGCACCTAACAGCATTGCACTGGGAAGCAGTGGGAACAGCAGATTCAGAAGAAGACCCAGATCAGGATGAGGATAATACTGTGTTGATCATCCAAAAGAAGATGTGGCGTACAAGCCATAGCCTCAGGGAATCTTTGTAA